Proteins from one Cicer arietinum cultivar CDC Frontier isolate Library 1 chromosome 3, Cicar.CDCFrontier_v2.0, whole genome shotgun sequence genomic window:
- the LOC101513252 gene encoding purine-uracil permease NCS1-like, with amino-acid sequence MNMVSKCLNLNISSSHPNIFLANSKNPRPSHTLTLFSSPRKINKTFHSQNHNFSLANNVSLRYSNYKVLFSSSQSFEIEPDPTLSNDDLKPTTPSQRTFSRMEMAGLWVGLVVGVPSYYLAGSLVDLGMAWWQGIATVVVANMILFVPLVLTGHPGTRYGISFPVLARSSFGIHGAHIPTLLRALVGCGWYGIESWIGGEAIFLLLPNSIKQTTLSKCLPWLGTSPLEFFCFLAFWLAQLSIVWKGIDGIRELEKYSSPILILLTSCLLIWSYVKTNGFGHMLSLSSRLTNSQFWSLFFPSLTANISFWAALALNIPDFTRYAKSQNDQIIGQASFPILMGAFTFVGIVVTSSTKIIFGHVISNPIQLLGQIGGFVTTILAIIGISLATITTNISANVVAPSNALVNLNPKLFNFRKGALLTALLGIAFQPWKLLKSSESFVYTWLVGYSALMGPIGGIILVDYYILKKTNLCIEDLYSRNPYGAYYYSSGFNVKAIVALVVGMLPVIPGFLHKVGILKSVSETFVVVYNSAWFVSFFSAGLVYWILSNLRNKLDESAAGGDNLFYAPK; translated from the exons ATGAACATGGTATCAAAATGTCTCAACCTCAATATTTCTTCTTCTCACCCGAATATTTTTCTTGCAAATTCAAAAAATCCAAGGCCTTCTCACACTCTCACCCTTTTTTCATCACCAAGAAAAATAAACAAGACCTTCCATTCCCAAAACCATAATTTTTCCTTAGCTAATAATGTTTCTTTGAGATATTCCAATTATAAAgtccttttttcttcttcacaaAGTTTTGAAATAGAGCCTGATCCTACACTTTCCAATGATGATCTCAAACCAACTACACCAAGTCAAAGGACATTTTCTAGAATGGAAATGGCTGGCCTTTGGGTAGGACTTGTTGTGGGAGTCCCTTCTTATTATCTTGCTGGTAGTCTTGTTGATCTTGGAATGGCTTGGTGGCAAGGCATAGCAACTGTGGTTGTAGCCAACATGATCCTTTTTGTTCCACTTGTCCTCACTGGTCATCCAG GTACTCGTTATGGCATATCATTTCCGGTCCTAGCTAGATCGTCTTTTGGTATCCATGGTGCTCACATTCCAACTCTCCTAAGGGCCTTAGTTGGTTGTGGCTGGTATGGAATTGAATCTTGGATTGGTGGTGAAGCAATTTTCCTTCTTTTACCAAATTCAATAAAACAAACTACATTATCTAAATGTCTACCTTGGCTTGGCACCTCCCCATTAGAATTTTTTTGCTTCTTAGCCTTTTGGTTGGCTCAATTATCaattgtgtggaaaggaattgaTGGGATTAGAGAGCTTGAAAAATACTCATCTCCAATACTTATTCTACTAACTTCTTGCCTCTTGATTTGGTCTTATGTTAAAACTAATGGATTTGGTCACATGCTCTCATTATCCTCTAGGCTCACTAATTCACAATTTTGGTCTTTATTTTTCCCTTCTTTAACCGCTAATATAAGTTTTTGGGCTGCCCTAGCTCTTAACATCCCTGATTTTACAAGATATGCTAAAAGCcaaaatgatcaaattattggTCAAGCTAGTTTTCCTATTTTAATGGGTGCATTCACATTTGTTGGTATTGTAGTGACatcatcaacaaaaattatttttggtcaTGTTATTTCCAACCCAATTCAATTACTTGGTCAAATTGGTGGATTTGTAACTACAATTCTTGCAATAATTGGTATAAGCCTAGCTACAATTACAACCAATATTTCAGCCAATGTTGTAGCACCATCAAATGCTCTTGTAAATCTTAATCCAAAGTTGTTCAATTTTAGAAAAGGGGCATTATTAACAGCATTGTTAGGAATTGCATTTCAACCTTGGAAGCTTCTTAAATCAAGTGAGAGTTTTGTTTATACTTGGCTAGTTGGATATTCAGCATTGATGGGTCCTATTGGTGGAATTATTCTAGtggattattatattttgaagaaaactAATTTATGCATTGAAGATTTGTATTCAAGAAATCCTTATGGTGCTTACTATTACTCAAGTGGATTTAATGTGAAAGCAATTGTGGCACTAGTTGTTGGAATGTTACCGGTGATTCCCGGTTTTTTGCATAAAGTTGGAATCTTAAAATCAGTTTCTGaaacttttgttgttgtttataaTAGTGCTTGGTTTGTTAGCTTCTTTTCTGCAGGATTGGTTTATTGGATTCTATCGAATTTGAGAAATAAATTGGATGAATCTGCTGCTGGCGGAGACAACCTTTTCTATGCTCCTAAGTAA